The Chryseobacterium sp. 52 genome includes a region encoding these proteins:
- a CDS encoding glyoxalase superfamily protein, with amino-acid sequence MVKRIVANIQTEDLSKADCFYKDILGLEMLMDHGWIKTFGNNEDAKVQISFAVQGGNNTEVPALSIEVDHIDELYKKIQQAGFEITYGITDEDWGVRRFFVKDPFGNLINILSHE; translated from the coding sequence ATGGTTAAAAGGATTGTTGCCAATATACAGACGGAAGACCTTTCAAAAGCAGACTGTTTTTATAAGGATATTTTAGGACTTGAAATGCTGATGGATCACGGTTGGATAAAAACTTTCGGAAATAATGAAGATGCGAAGGTTCAGATAAGTTTTGCGGTTCAGGGTGGAAATAACACCGAAGTTCCGGCTCTTTCTATTGAGGTGGATCATATAGATGAGCTATATAAAAAGATACAGCAGGCAGGATTTGAAATCACCTACGGAATAACTGATGAAGACTGGGGAGTGCGCCGGTTTTTCGTAAAAGATCCGTTTGGAAAC
- a CDS encoding NADP-dependent isocitrate dehydrogenase, whose product MSDKSKIYYTLTDEAPMLATHSFLPIVKAFTKSANIEIAVPDISLAGRILANFPEFLKDDQKIGDALAELGQLATQPDANIIKLPNISASAPQLDAAIAELQSKGFAVPNYPAEPKNDEEKAIKAKYAKVLGSAVNPVLREGNSDRRAPKAVKNYAKANPHRMGDWASDSKTDVAHMDNGDFYGTETSTTLENATQYKIVFKGNDGAETLLKDFAGLQAGEVIDSSVMNLNALRVFVQKAIDEAKNKNVLLSAHLKATMMKISDPIIFGAIVETFFKDVFTKYAETFKSLDVNPNNGLADLFDKIKGNAQEAEIKADIETALANGPRVAMVNSDKGITNFHVPSDIIVDASMAALVRGGGKMWNKEGKEEDTVCIIPDRSYAGFYQAVIDDMKAHGKLDPTTMGSVPNVGLMAQKAEEYGSHDKTFQASADGTIEVQDEAGNVLLSQKVEKNDIFRMCQTKDAPIQDWVKLAVNRARLSDTPAIFWLDKGRAHDREMIKKVEKYLADHDTEGLVIEILDVKDAMAETLLRAREGKDTISVSGNVLRDYLTDLFPILELGTSAKMLSIVPLMNGGGLFETGAGGSAPKHVEQFLEEGYLRWDSLGEFLALQASLEHLAQTQGNTKAQVLADALDEANAKFLATDKSPARKVGQIDNRGSHFYLAMYWAEALANQTADAELAAHFAPVAAAMQESEEVINAELIGAQGKPQNIDGYYKTDAYKTYSAMRPSTVLNEIIDGI is encoded by the coding sequence ATGTCAGACAAATCAAAAATCTATTACACCCTTACGGATGAGGCTCCAATGTTGGCAACACACTCGTTTTTACCCATTGTAAAAGCTTTTACAAAATCAGCAAACATTGAAATTGCTGTTCCGGATATTTCTTTAGCAGGAAGAATTTTAGCTAATTTTCCTGAATTTTTGAAAGATGACCAGAAGATCGGTGATGCATTGGCTGAATTAGGTCAATTGGCTACTCAACCTGATGCAAACATTATCAAATTACCTAATATCTCAGCTTCTGCCCCTCAGTTAGATGCTGCTATTGCTGAATTACAGTCTAAAGGTTTCGCGGTTCCCAATTATCCTGCAGAGCCTAAGAATGATGAAGAAAAAGCAATCAAAGCTAAATATGCTAAAGTCTTAGGAAGTGCTGTAAACCCTGTATTAAGAGAAGGAAATTCTGACAGACGTGCTCCAAAAGCTGTTAAAAACTATGCAAAAGCAAACCCTCACAGAATGGGTGACTGGGCTTCTGACAGCAAAACAGATGTCGCTCACATGGATAACGGAGATTTCTACGGAACAGAAACTTCTACCACTCTTGAGAATGCTACACAATATAAAATTGTTTTCAAAGGGAATGACGGTGCTGAAACTTTATTAAAAGATTTCGCTGGCCTTCAGGCTGGAGAAGTGATCGATTCTTCTGTCATGAACCTTAATGCTTTGAGAGTTTTTGTACAAAAGGCAATCGATGAGGCTAAAAACAAAAACGTACTTCTTTCTGCCCACCTTAAGGCTACGATGATGAAAATCTCTGACCCAATTATTTTCGGGGCTATTGTAGAAACTTTCTTCAAAGATGTATTTACAAAATATGCTGAGACTTTCAAGTCTTTAGATGTTAATCCAAACAATGGTCTTGCCGATCTATTCGACAAAATCAAAGGAAATGCTCAGGAAGCTGAGATCAAAGCTGATATTGAAACTGCTTTGGCTAACGGACCAAGAGTCGCTATGGTAAATTCTGACAAAGGAATTACCAACTTCCACGTTCCTTCTGATATCATTGTTGATGCATCTATGGCTGCCCTTGTAAGAGGTGGCGGTAAAATGTGGAACAAAGAAGGGAAAGAAGAAGATACGGTTTGTATTATTCCTGACCGTTCTTATGCAGGTTTTTATCAGGCGGTTATCGATGATATGAAAGCTCATGGAAAACTGGATCCTACCACAATGGGTTCTGTACCGAACGTAGGTTTAATGGCTCAAAAGGCTGAAGAATATGGATCTCACGACAAAACGTTCCAGGCATCAGCAGACGGAACTATTGAAGTTCAGGATGAAGCTGGAAATGTTCTTCTTTCTCAAAAAGTAGAAAAAAACGATATCTTCAGAATGTGTCAGACTAAAGATGCTCCAATCCAGGACTGGGTAAAACTAGCGGTAAACCGAGCAAGACTTTCTGATACACCTGCCATTTTCTGGTTAGATAAAGGAAGAGCGCACGACAGAGAAATGATTAAGAAAGTTGAAAAATATCTTGCAGATCACGATACTGAAGGACTTGTTATTGAAATTCTTGATGTAAAAGATGCCATGGCAGAAACATTGCTAAGAGCGAGAGAAGGAAAAGATACAATTTCTGTTTCAGGAAATGTATTGAGAGATTACTTAACGGATCTTTTCCCAATCCTTGAATTAGGTACTTCTGCGAAAATGCTGTCTATCGTTCCATTGATGAACGGAGGAGGTTTATTCGAAACAGGTGCCGGAGGTTCTGCTCCTAAACATGTTGAGCAGTTCCTGGAAGAAGGGTATTTAAGATGGGATTCTCTGGGTGAATTCTTAGCTCTTCAGGCTTCTCTTGAACACTTAGCTCAGACACAAGGAAATACTAAAGCTCAGGTTTTAGCTGATGCACTGGATGAAGCTAACGCTAAATTCTTAGCTACTGATAAGTCTCCTGCAAGAAAAGTAGGTCAGATCGACAACAGAGGTTCTCACTTCTATTTAGCCATGTATTGGGCTGAAGCTCTGGCTAACCAAACTGCAGATGCTGAATTAGCAGCTCATTTTGCTCCGGTTGCAGCAGCAATGCAGGAAAGCGAAGAGGTAATCAATGCAGAATTAATTGGTGCTCAGGGTAAACCTCAAAACATTGACGGTTACTACAAAACTGACGCGTACAAAACTTATTCGGCAATGAGACCAAGTACTGTTTTAAATGAAATTATTGACGGAATTTAA
- the tpx gene encoding thiol peroxidase: MSAITLKGNAVNTIGTLPSVGTTVKDFALVDSGLSVKTLESFEGKKKVFNIFPSIDTPTCASSARKFNEEASSLDNTVVINVSKDLPFALTRFCAAEGLNNVETLSDFRSSFGDDYEVTITDSPLKGLLSRAVIVTDENNKVIYTEQVSEIADEPDYSAAIVALNK, translated from the coding sequence ATGTCAGCAATTACATTAAAAGGAAACGCAGTAAACACAATAGGAACATTACCATCAGTAGGAACTACAGTTAAAGATTTTGCTCTGGTAGACTCTGGTTTAAGCGTGAAAACATTGGAAAGTTTTGAAGGAAAGAAAAAAGTGTTCAATATTTTTCCAAGTATTGATACTCCTACTTGTGCGTCTTCTGCAAGAAAATTCAATGAAGAAGCTTCAAGCTTAGATAATACTGTTGTTATCAATGTTTCTAAAGATCTTCCTTTTGCATTGACAAGATTTTGTGCCGCTGAAGGTTTGAATAATGTAGAAACGCTTTCAGATTTCAGAAGCAGCTTTGGGGATGACTATGAAGTGACCATTACAGATTCTCCTTTGAAAGGACTTCTAAGCCGTGCAGTGATTGTTACAGACGAAAACAACAAAGTGATATACACAGAGCAGGTATCAGAAATTGCTGATGAACCTGATTACAGTGCTGCAATTGTTGCCTTAAACAAATAA
- a CDS encoding aldo/keto reductase, producing the protein MKFRKLGNTGEQLSAVGLGCMGMSFAYGPADEQESISTLHKALDLGVNFWDTADMYAAGENEKLISKVLVPNRDKIFIATKFGFRFKDGKPSHSGAPGTYFDGSPEWIRQAVDLSLQRLKIDTIDLYYAHRVDPNIPVEETVGAMAELVKEGKVKYLGLSEASPESIRKANKIHPITALQSEYSILTKDVEKEILPTIRELGITLVPYSPLARGLFANINEVENFGAEDFRKTLPRYQEEYLENNRNLAREINEFAASKGVKGTQLALAWVLNQGDDIIPIPGTKRIKYLEENIEAVNIDLSPSDLETIDALLKKYPNVGERYTEGSMKLVNN; encoded by the coding sequence ATGAAATTCAGAAAATTAGGAAACACAGGAGAGCAGTTATCAGCAGTAGGATTAGGATGTATGGGAATGAGCTTTGCTTATGGTCCGGCTGATGAACAGGAAAGCATCAGTACACTGCATAAAGCACTGGATCTGGGAGTGAACTTTTGGGATACAGCAGATATGTATGCCGCGGGAGAAAATGAAAAACTGATTTCAAAGGTTTTGGTTCCCAACCGTGACAAGATTTTTATTGCGACCAAATTCGGATTCAGATTTAAAGACGGAAAACCAAGTCACAGCGGAGCTCCGGGCACTTATTTTGACGGTTCCCCTGAATGGATCAGACAGGCTGTTGATTTAAGTCTTCAGAGGTTGAAAATCGATACTATTGACTTATATTATGCCCACAGGGTTGACCCGAATATCCCGGTGGAAGAAACGGTAGGAGCTATGGCCGAATTGGTAAAAGAAGGAAAAGTAAAATATCTTGGATTATCAGAAGCTTCTCCCGAATCCATCAGAAAAGCCAATAAAATTCATCCTATCACAGCACTTCAGTCAGAATATTCTATCCTGACTAAAGATGTGGAAAAAGAAATACTTCCAACCATCAGAGAACTCGGCATTACGCTGGTTCCATATTCTCCATTGGCCAGAGGGCTTTTCGCCAATATCAATGAAGTAGAGAATTTTGGAGCTGAAGATTTCAGAAAGACATTACCACGCTATCAGGAAGAGTATTTGGAAAACAACAGAAACCTGGCCAGAGAAATCAATGAATTTGCAGCATCTAAAGGAGTGAAAGGAACGCAACTCGCTTTAGCATGGGTCCTGAATCAGGGAGACGACATTATTCCGATCCCGGGAACCAAACGCATTAAATATCTGGAAGAGAATATCGAAGCTGTAAACATCGATCTTTCACCATCAGATCTTGAAACAATTGATGCTCTTCTGAAAAAATATCCTAATGTAGGAGAAAGATACACAGAAGGTTCTATGAAATTAGTCAATAACTAA
- a CDS encoding MBL fold metallo-hydrolase, translated as MMNRRDLLKNGLMAGALSFIPFTDVFAGTKIVLPPSEEDLSAFKKIKLGELELFILTDGYIHEKNIDTFSPRADVSRLKTILRDHFRSDDYIDMAMNLMLVKTKNRLILLDSGMGIFADERTGFLLKSLQKAGFSPKDITDVFISHAHPDHIGGVLDKQNNLVFPNADLYISKIEYDFWLQATIKDFKNSFLKNQPEFLNQIIPPIQNILKTIRPKLKFYDFDKPLYDHFSFQLAPGHTPGLTVTTISSGNEKLIYMADLIHSDVILFPHPEWGFSGDTDLDIATESRKKLLSQLAQTKTKAFAYHLPWPGLGFTKKKDIAYEWIPESFMN; from the coding sequence ATGATGAACAGAAGAGACCTTTTAAAAAATGGCCTGATGGCAGGAGCGTTAAGCTTCATTCCTTTTACAGATGTTTTTGCAGGGACAAAAATAGTTTTGCCACCTTCAGAAGAAGATCTTTCAGCCTTTAAAAAGATAAAACTTGGAGAACTGGAACTCTTTATTCTCACAGACGGATATATTCACGAAAAAAATATCGATACATTTTCTCCAAGAGCAGATGTGTCCCGGTTAAAAACGATTCTCAGGGATCATTTCCGTTCCGATGATTATATAGATATGGCAATGAATCTGATGCTTGTCAAGACAAAGAACAGATTGATTTTATTAGATTCAGGGATGGGGATTTTTGCAGATGAAAGAACAGGGTTTCTTTTGAAAAGTCTCCAAAAGGCAGGATTTTCTCCAAAAGATATCACAGATGTTTTTATTTCCCATGCCCATCCGGATCATATTGGTGGGGTATTGGACAAGCAGAATAATCTGGTTTTTCCCAATGCAGATCTTTATATTTCGAAAATAGAGTATGATTTCTGGCTACAGGCCACCATTAAAGACTTTAAAAACAGTTTTCTAAAGAACCAGCCGGAATTCCTTAATCAGATCATTCCGCCTATTCAGAATATTCTGAAAACAATCCGCCCGAAACTGAAGTTCTATGACTTTGATAAACCTTTGTATGACCATTTCAGTTTTCAGCTGGCTCCCGGACATACACCGGGTTTAACCGTTACAACCATTTCTTCAGGCAACGAAAAACTTATATATATGGCAGATCTCATCCATTCTGATGTGATCCTTTTTCCACATCCGGAATGGGGATTTTCAGGAGATACGGATCTGGATATTGCGACAGAATCCCGCAAAAAACTGCTTAGCCAGTTAGCGCAAACAAAAACAAAAGCTTTTGCTTATCACCTTCCCTGGCCGGGACTGGGTTTTACAAAAAAGAAAGACATTGCATATGAATGGATTCCGGAGAGTTTTATGAATTAA
- a CDS encoding T9SS type A sorting domain-containing protein translates to MRKKITFLLLGLPVFGFAQSVIGNINSGAISDTNFTHSVGEIYVIPADPDQASSGTMGMLYQSVLQVLGVKELEKDQIKIYPNPTTDFVHITLNSKSKIDEAEVYDTAGRLVLKTRLDSGKLDLRSLNSGIYMISFKNPDLKPIKIIKKP, encoded by the coding sequence ATGCGAAAAAAAATTACTTTCCTCCTCCTTGGGTTGCCGGTTTTTGGTTTTGCTCAGTCTGTAATCGGAAACATCAATTCCGGGGCAATTTCTGACACCAATTTCACGCATTCTGTAGGGGAAATTTATGTAATTCCTGCGGATCCTGACCAGGCCAGCTCAGGAACGATGGGAATGTTGTACCAATCTGTCTTACAGGTTTTAGGGGTCAAAGAACTTGAAAAAGACCAGATTAAGATCTACCCCAACCCTACCACTGACTTTGTTCACATTACTTTAAACTCAAAATCAAAAATTGATGAGGCTGAAGTTTATGATACTGCGGGAAGACTTGTTTTAAAAACAAGATTAGACAGCGGAAAGCTTGATCTGCGCAGCCTTAATTCCGGAATTTACATGATCTCTTTTAAAAATCCGGATCTTAAACCTATTAAAATCATTAAAAAACCTTAA
- a CDS encoding helix-turn-helix domain-containing protein produces the protein MESKETIQGFYIRNASMERLESITTPGVGHFNVFSRESCSLITPYSRRDYYKISLIIGKGKLHYADKWMYVDRPALLFSNPVVPYAWEADDEDQTGWFCLFADQFLQNGTRLGNVQDSQLFKIGGTPIFFVDEEQQKTISDLFIRMMSEIQSEYLHKYDMLRAYLHLLIHETMKMQPAENFEPYQNASQRVASLFMELLERQFPIDSPEAFLKLKTPNDYAKSLSIHVNSLNRSVKEMTGKTTSRQIASRIIQEANALLKHTDWNISEIAYGLGFEEPAYFTNFFKKQTGLAPNAVRASVV, from the coding sequence ATGGAATCTAAAGAAACAATACAAGGATTTTATATCAGAAATGCATCTATGGAAAGACTCGAGAGTATAACAACTCCCGGAGTAGGCCATTTTAACGTGTTTTCGCGGGAAAGCTGTTCGTTGATAACACCTTACAGCAGAAGAGACTATTATAAAATTTCACTGATTATAGGAAAAGGAAAGCTTCATTATGCAGACAAATGGATGTATGTTGACCGTCCGGCATTGTTATTTTCAAATCCGGTGGTTCCTTATGCGTGGGAAGCAGATGACGAAGATCAGACAGGGTGGTTTTGCCTCTTTGCCGACCAGTTTCTGCAGAATGGCACCCGCCTGGGAAATGTTCAGGATTCACAGCTTTTTAAAATTGGTGGAACCCCTATTTTCTTTGTGGATGAAGAACAGCAGAAAACGATCTCGGATCTTTTTATCAGGATGATGTCTGAGATTCAGTCAGAGTACCTGCACAAATACGATATGCTTCGCGCATACCTTCATCTCCTGATTCATGAAACAATGAAAATGCAGCCTGCAGAAAACTTTGAGCCCTATCAGAATGCCTCACAGAGGGTAGCATCGCTGTTTATGGAATTGCTGGAAAGACAGTTTCCTATTGACAGTCCTGAAGCATTTTTAAAGTTAAAAACACCCAATGATTATGCAAAGAGTCTTTCTATTCATGTGAATTCTTTAAACCGTTCTGTGAAAGAAATGACAGGAAAAACGACAAGCCGGCAGATTGCTTCAAGGATTATCCAGGAAGCCAACGCGTTGCTGAAACATACAGACTGGAATATTTCAGAGATTGCTTATGGATTGGGATTTGAAGAACCCGCTTATTTCACCAATTTTTTTAAAAAGCAGACAGGATTGGCTCCTAATGCCGTAAGAGCTTCAGTTGTTTGA